From Mycolicibacterium cosmeticum, a single genomic window includes:
- the smc gene encoding chromosome segregation protein SMC, translated as MHLKSLTLKGFKSFAAATTLRFEPGITCVVGPNGSGKSNVVDALTWVMGEQGAKTLRGGKMEDVIFAGTSSRAPLGRAEVTLTIDNSDNALPIEYSEVSITRRMFRDGAGEYEINGSSCRLMDVQELLSDSGIGREMHVIVGQGKLSEILESRPEDRRAFIEEAAGVLKHRKRKEKAVRKLDSMQANLARLTDLTTELRRQLKPLGRQAEMARRAQTIQADLRDARLRLAADDLVTRQTEFNDTNQAETTLRREHDEVSTRLEAATLELTAHESAVAELSQRAEAAQQTWFRLSALAERVSATVRIATERTQLLDSAPEPTPGRDPDALEAEADLVAEEERQLLEELEESRYALEAARAELAERERVAAEAERAQRAAARAEADRREGLARLSGQVDTMRTRVESTDDGIARLTARIEEAAARVEHAQAEFELVQAKVGELDEGEVGLDDHHDRSVAALRLADERVAELQAAERSAERQVVSLQARIDALSVGLERKDGAAWLAENHGDNGLFGSIAKLVRVREGFEVAVATVLGSAADALAAENPGAARAAVAALKEADGGRAAIVLGDWPVSARPHSGALDHDGRWALDLVEVPDRLRGAITALLADVVVLDDLSHALDFVAAQPHLRAVTVDGDLVGAGWVSGGSDRKVSTLEIASEIEKARTELTAVERQSAELTAALAGAMQEQRARQDAAEQALAALNESDAAISAIYEQLGRLGQEARNADAEWQRLIKQRDELEAGRAAAVEELTELETRLHNAQQEPMFEVEHVDRQETTVAADAARATEVEARLAVRTAEERANAVRGRADSLRRAAAAERETRARALRAREAREYAATVAAAVAESGRLVAARLGATVTAASRIRDELATERRLRAEALSRARTEVTELSARITALTDSLHRDEVAKAQAALRIEQLEQQALEQFGLAAADLIAEYGPHIPLPPTELELAEYEQAKERGEQVTAPAPMPFDRPTQERRAKKAERELAELGRVNPLALEEFAALEERYNFLSTQLEDVKAARKDLMDVIEEVDARILTVFAEAYADVEREFTQVFASLFPGGEGRLLLTNPEDMLTTGIEVEARPPGKKVKRLSLLSGGEKSLTAVAMLVAIFRARPSPFYIMDEVEAALDDVNLRRLLGLFEQLRERSQLIVITHQKPTMEIADALYGVTMQGDGITQVISQRMRGEQLVTQ; from the coding sequence ATGCATTTGAAGAGTCTCACGCTGAAGGGCTTCAAGTCCTTCGCCGCGGCGACGACTCTGCGCTTCGAACCGGGCATCACCTGCGTCGTCGGGCCCAACGGGTCGGGCAAATCCAACGTCGTCGACGCCCTGACGTGGGTGATGGGGGAGCAGGGCGCCAAGACGCTGCGCGGCGGCAAGATGGAGGACGTCATCTTCGCCGGCACGTCCTCCCGGGCGCCGCTGGGCCGCGCCGAGGTCACGCTGACCATCGACAACTCCGACAACGCGCTGCCCATCGAATACTCCGAGGTGTCCATCACCCGGCGGATGTTCCGTGACGGCGCCGGCGAATACGAGATCAACGGCAGCAGTTGCCGTTTGATGGATGTGCAGGAGCTGCTGAGCGACTCCGGCATCGGCCGTGAGATGCACGTCATCGTGGGGCAGGGCAAGCTCTCCGAAATCCTGGAGTCCCGCCCCGAGGACCGCCGTGCCTTCATCGAGGAGGCCGCCGGTGTGCTCAAGCACCGCAAGCGCAAAGAGAAGGCGGTGCGCAAGCTCGACTCGATGCAGGCCAACCTGGCCCGGCTCACCGACCTCACCACCGAGCTGCGCCGCCAGCTCAAGCCGTTGGGCCGCCAGGCCGAGATGGCGCGCCGGGCCCAGACCATCCAGGCCGACCTGCGCGATGCCCGGCTGCGGCTGGCCGCCGACGACCTGGTCACCCGGCAGACCGAGTTCAACGACACCAACCAGGCCGAGACCACCCTGCGCCGCGAACACGACGAGGTCAGCACCCGGTTGGAGGCCGCCACGCTGGAGCTGACCGCTCACGAGTCGGCCGTCGCCGAGTTGTCCCAGCGCGCGGAAGCCGCCCAGCAGACCTGGTTCCGGTTGTCCGCGCTCGCCGAGCGGGTGAGCGCCACGGTGCGTATCGCCACCGAGCGCACCCAGCTGCTGGATTCGGCGCCAGAACCGACACCCGGCCGGGATCCCGACGCGCTGGAAGCCGAGGCCGACCTGGTGGCCGAGGAGGAACGCCAGCTGCTCGAGGAGCTGGAGGAGTCGCGCTACGCGCTGGAGGCGGCCCGTGCCGAGCTGGCCGAGCGCGAGCGGGTGGCCGCCGAGGCCGAACGGGCGCAACGGGCCGCCGCCCGTGCCGAAGCCGACCGCCGGGAGGGCCTGGCCCGGTTGTCCGGACAGGTCGACACCATGCGCACCCGCGTCGAATCGACCGACGACGGCATCGCCCGGCTGACCGCCCGGATCGAGGAAGCGGCGGCCCGGGTCGAGCACGCCCAGGCCGAATTCGAACTGGTCCAGGCCAAGGTGGGTGAACTCGACGAGGGCGAGGTCGGCCTCGACGATCACCATGACCGGTCGGTGGCCGCGCTGCGGCTGGCCGACGAACGGGTCGCCGAATTGCAGGCCGCCGAGCGCAGCGCCGAACGCCAGGTGGTGTCGCTGCAGGCCCGCATCGACGCGTTGTCGGTGGGCCTGGAGCGCAAGGACGGCGCCGCCTGGTTGGCCGAAAACCATGGCGACAACGGACTTTTCGGCTCCATCGCCAAGCTCGTCCGGGTGCGCGAGGGGTTCGAGGTGGCGGTCGCCACCGTGCTCGGGTCGGCCGCCGACGCGCTGGCCGCCGAGAACCCGGGCGCCGCGCGTGCCGCGGTGGCCGCGCTGAAGGAGGCCGATGGCGGCCGGGCCGCGATCGTGCTGGGCGACTGGCCGGTGTCGGCGCGGCCCCATTCCGGCGCACTCGACCACGACGGGCGCTGGGCGTTGGATCTGGTCGAGGTTCCCGACCGGCTGCGCGGCGCGATCACCGCGCTGCTGGCCGACGTGGTGGTGCTCGACGACCTGTCGCACGCCTTGGATTTCGTTGCCGCGCAACCACATCTGCGTGCCGTCACCGTCGACGGTGACCTGGTGGGTGCCGGCTGGGTGAGCGGCGGTTCGGACCGCAAGGTGTCGACGCTGGAGATCGCGTCGGAGATCGAGAAGGCCCGCACCGAGCTGACTGCCGTCGAGCGGCAGAGCGCCGAGCTGACGGCCGCGCTGGCCGGGGCCATGCAGGAGCAGCGGGCCCGCCAAGACGCCGCCGAGCAGGCGCTGGCCGCGCTCAACGAGTCCGACGCCGCCATCTCCGCGATCTACGAGCAGCTCGGCCGGCTGGGCCAGGAGGCCCGCAACGCCGATGCGGAGTGGCAGCGCCTGATCAAGCAGCGTGACGAACTGGAGGCCGGCCGCGCCGCGGCCGTCGAGGAGCTCACCGAGCTGGAGACCCGGCTGCACAACGCGCAGCAGGAGCCGATGTTCGAGGTCGAGCACGTCGATCGGCAGGAGACCACCGTCGCCGCCGACGCGGCGCGCGCCACCGAGGTGGAGGCCCGGCTCGCCGTGCGTACCGCCGAGGAACGCGCGAATGCCGTTCGGGGCCGGGCGGATTCGTTGCGTCGGGCCGCCGCCGCCGAACGGGAGACGCGGGCCCGGGCGCTGCGGGCGCGGGAGGCCCGCGAGTACGCCGCGACCGTCGCGGCCGCGGTGGCCGAATCGGGCCGGCTGGTCGCCGCCCGGCTGGGCGCCACGGTGACCGCGGCCTCCCGGATCCGCGACGAACTGGCCACCGAACGCCGGCTGCGCGCCGAGGCGCTCAGCCGCGCGCGCACCGAGGTCACCGAGCTGAGCGCCAGGATCACGGCGCTCACCGATTCACTGCACCGCGACGAGGTGGCCAAAGCCCAAGCGGCCCTTCGCATCGAACAGCTGGAACAGCAGGCCCTCGAGCAGTTCGGTCTGGCCGCCGCCGATCTGATCGCCGAGTACGGTCCGCACATCCCGCTGCCGCCGACGGAGCTGGAGCTGGCCGAGTACGAGCAGGCCAAGGAGCGCGGTGAGCAGGTGACCGCCCCGGCGCCCATGCCGTTCGACCGGCCCACGCAGGAACGCCGTGCCAAGAAGGCCGAGCGGGAACTCGCCGAGCTGGGCCGGGTCAACCCGCTGGCGTTGGAGGAGTTCGCCGCGCTGGAGGAGCGCTACAACTTCCTGTCCACCCAGCTCGAAGACGTCAAGGCGGCCCGCAAGGACCTGATGGACGTCATCGAGGAGGTCGACGCGCGCATCCTGACGGTGTTCGCCGAGGCCTACGCCGACGTGGAACGCGAGTTCACTCAGGTGTTCGCGTCGCTGTTCCCGGGCGGTGAGGGCCGGTTGTTGCTCACCAATCCGGAGGACATGCTCACCACCGGCATCGAGGTGGAGGCCCGCCCGCCGGGCAAGAAGGTCAAGCGGCTCTCGCTGCTGTCCGGTGGCGAGAAATCGCTGACCGCGGTGGCGATGCTGGTGGCCATCTTCCGGGCCCGGCCGTCGCCGTTCTACATCATGGACGAGGTCGAGGCCGCGCTCGACGATGTGAACCTGCGCCGGTTGTTGGGCCTGTTCGAGCAGCTGCGGGAGCGCTCGCAGCTGATCGTCATCACGCACCAGAAACCCACCATGGAGATCGCCGACGCGCTGTACGGCGTCACCATGCAGGGCGACGGCATCACCCAGGTGATCTCGCAGCGGATGCGCGGCGAGCAACTGGTCACCCAGTAG
- a CDS encoding OsmC family protein, whose protein sequence is MTELWVERTGVRRYTGRSSRGAEVLVGSEDVEGVFTPGELLKIALAACSGMSSDQPLRRRLGDDYPATIRVSGPADREQERYPLLEEKLEVDLSGLSEDEVKRLLVVVERAIDQVCTVGRTLKSGTEVKFEIDTHERRS, encoded by the coding sequence ATGACAGAACTGTGGGTCGAGCGCACCGGGGTGCGCCGCTACACCGGTCGTAGCTCGCGGGGTGCCGAGGTGCTGGTCGGATCCGAGGACGTCGAGGGTGTGTTCACCCCTGGCGAGCTGTTGAAGATCGCGCTGGCCGCGTGCAGCGGGATGAGCAGCGACCAGCCGCTGCGCCGCCGGCTCGGTGACGACTACCCCGCTACCATCCGGGTGTCCGGTCCCGCCGACCGGGAGCAGGAGCGCTACCCGCTGCTGGAGGAGAAGCTCGAGGTCGACCTGTCCGGGTTGTCCGAGGACGAGGTGAAGCGGCTGCTGGTGGTGGTGGAGCGGGCCATCGACCAGGTGTGCACGGTGGGCCGCACGCTGAAGTCGGGCACCGAGGTGAAGTTCGAGATCGATACCCATGAGCGACGATCCTGA
- the ftsY gene encoding signal recognition particle-docking protein FtsY codes for MSDALWIALAVIAVLVVAALVVGLVRYRRRQISLSKQDTPTGIDRSGGYTAASGITFAESTKAPAQTPEQTAEPTSTGTGAPGVGDDAAVPRDAPKRTIADVQLPEPPVEVAEPPVEVAEPEPKPAQPAPEPQPAQPATEPKPAQPAPAPVVEEIAPSEGRLERLRGRLAKSQNTLGRGMLGLLGGGDLDEESWEEIEDTLLIADLGPVVTQSVVAALREKMASAGVRTEADARAVLKEVLVAELHPELDRSIKALPHADKPSVLLVVGVNGTGKTTTVGKLARVLVADGRRVVLGAADTFRAAAADQLQAWASRVGAEVVRGPEGADPASVAFDAVDKGVAAGADVVVVDTAGRLHTKTGLMDELGKVKRVVEKRAKVDEVLLVLDATIGQNSLPQAKVFAEVVDITGVVLTKLDGTAKGGIVFRVQQELGVPVKLVGLGEGPDDLAPFEPAAFVDALLV; via the coding sequence GTGTCAGATGCCTTATGGATCGCACTTGCGGTCATCGCCGTTCTGGTCGTCGCTGCGCTGGTTGTCGGGCTGGTGCGCTACCGGCGCCGGCAGATCAGCCTATCCAAGCAGGACACCCCCACCGGAATCGATCGTTCCGGCGGATACACCGCGGCATCGGGCATCACCTTCGCCGAATCGACGAAGGCGCCCGCGCAGACCCCTGAGCAGACCGCTGAGCCCACTTCGACGGGCACTGGTGCGCCCGGCGTCGGTGATGACGCCGCGGTCCCGCGTGACGCACCCAAACGCACCATCGCCGACGTGCAGCTGCCCGAGCCGCCCGTCGAGGTGGCCGAGCCGCCCGTCGAGGTGGCCGAGCCCGAGCCGAAGCCGGCACAACCGGCGCCCGAGCCGCAGCCGGCGCAGCCGGCAACTGAGCCGAAGCCGGCACAGCCGGCACCCGCGCCGGTCGTCGAGGAGATCGCCCCCAGTGAAGGCCGCCTGGAGCGGCTGCGTGGCCGGCTGGCGAAATCGCAGAACACCCTCGGCCGGGGCATGCTGGGCCTGCTCGGCGGCGGTGATCTCGACGAAGAGTCGTGGGAGGAGATCGAGGACACCCTGCTGATCGCCGACCTCGGCCCGGTGGTCACCCAGTCCGTGGTCGCGGCGCTGCGCGAGAAGATGGCCAGCGCCGGCGTGCGCACCGAGGCCGATGCCCGCGCCGTGCTCAAGGAGGTGCTGGTCGCCGAGCTGCACCCGGAGCTGGACCGCTCGATCAAGGCGCTGCCGCACGCCGACAAGCCGTCGGTGCTGCTGGTCGTGGGCGTCAACGGCACCGGCAAGACCACCACGGTGGGCAAACTGGCCCGCGTGCTGGTGGCCGACGGCCGCCGGGTGGTGCTGGGCGCCGCCGACACCTTCCGGGCCGCCGCGGCCGACCAGCTGCAGGCCTGGGCGTCGCGGGTGGGTGCCGAGGTGGTCCGCGGGCCGGAGGGCGCCGACCCGGCGTCGGTGGCCTTCGACGCCGTCGACAAGGGTGTCGCCGCCGGCGCCGACGTGGTGGTGGTCGACACCGCCGGCCGGCTGCACACCAAGACCGGCCTGATGGACGAGCTCGGCAAGGTCAAACGCGTCGTGGAAAAGCGCGCCAAGGTCGACGAGGTACTGCTGGTGCTGGACGCCACCATCGGCCAGAACAGCCTGCCGCAGGCCAAGGTTTTCGCCGAGGTCGTCGACATCACCGGGGTGGTCCTGACCAAGCTCGACGGAACCGCCAAGGGCGGCATCGTCTTCCGCGTGCAGCAGGAACTGGGTGTGCCGGTGAAGCTGGTCGGCCTCGGTGAGGGACCCGACGACCTGGCCCCGTTCGAGCCCGCCGCGTTCGTCGACGCACTGCTCGTCTAG
- the fni gene encoding type 2 isopentenyl-diphosphate Delta-isomerase, whose protein sequence is MTIGPGFAGTPADAIQVRKRRHIDVCLSEPVEYQTVRTGLERYRLPYNALTQTNLGEIDLSTDFLGVGLRAPVLIGSMTGGSELSGTINRNLASAAQALGIGMMLGSQRVMLGDADSTFRVREVAPDVLLVGNIGLAQLGPDVVPDLRAALGQVGANAVAVHTNPLQEAMQHGGDTDFTGSVDRLRELTAAIGYPVLLKEVGHGIGAAAAAQLTDVPIAAVDVAGAGGTSWARVEQFVRYGRINDPELAEWGIPTAQALVEVRRTLPGMPLVASGGIRTGMDAAKAIALGADVVAVARPLLVPAIESAAAVQDWLQRFIAELRICLHGCGAADLAGLREIGVSATG, encoded by the coding sequence ATGACGATCGGCCCCGGCTTCGCGGGCACCCCCGCCGACGCCATCCAAGTGCGCAAACGCCGCCATATCGACGTCTGCCTGTCCGAGCCGGTCGAATATCAGACCGTGCGCACCGGTCTGGAGCGCTACCGGCTGCCCTACAACGCGCTCACCCAGACCAATCTCGGCGAGATCGACCTGAGTACCGATTTCCTCGGGGTCGGTTTGCGGGCGCCGGTGCTGATCGGGTCGATGACCGGTGGTTCGGAACTGTCCGGCACCATCAACCGCAACCTGGCCAGCGCGGCCCAGGCGCTGGGGATCGGCATGATGCTCGGCTCACAGCGGGTCATGCTCGGCGATGCCGACAGCACCTTCCGGGTCCGGGAGGTGGCACCGGACGTGCTGCTCGTCGGCAATATCGGGCTGGCCCAGCTGGGGCCCGACGTGGTGCCCGACCTGCGGGCGGCGCTGGGCCAGGTGGGTGCGAATGCCGTTGCGGTGCACACCAACCCGCTGCAGGAAGCGATGCAGCACGGCGGCGACACCGACTTCACCGGGTCGGTGGACCGATTGCGCGAACTGACCGCGGCCATCGGTTACCCGGTGCTGCTGAAGGAGGTCGGCCACGGCATCGGGGCGGCCGCGGCCGCGCAGCTGACCGATGTGCCGATCGCGGCCGTCGACGTGGCCGGCGCCGGCGGCACCTCGTGGGCCCGGGTGGAACAGTTCGTGCGCTACGGCCGGATCAACGACCCCGAGCTGGCCGAATGGGGTATCCCGACCGCCCAGGCGCTGGTCGAGGTGCGGCGCACGTTGCCGGGCATGCCGCTGGTGGCTTCCGGTGGCATCCGCACCGGCATGGACGCCGCCAAGGCGATCGCGCTGGGCGCCGACGTGGTGGCCGTCGCCCGGCCGCTGCTGGTGCCCGCGATCGAATCCGCTGCCGCCGTCCAGGATTGGTTGCAACGGTTCATCGCCGAATTGCGCATCTGCCTGCACGGCTGCGGCGCCGCCGACCTCGCCGGCTTGCGCGAGATCGGGGTCAGCGCTACTGGGTGA
- the rnc gene encoding ribonuclease III: MTVDRGPLLAALGVPLSDDLLTVALTHRSYSYENGGLPTNERLEFLGDAVLGLTITEELYHRHPDRAEGDLAKLRASIVNTQALADVGRGLGDRGLGAYLLLGKGEESSGGADKSSILADGVESLLGAIYIEHGNVVAREVILRLFGELLDTAPTLGAGLDWKSSLQELTVARGLGAPSYAVTSEGPDHDKEFTAVVVVAGSEYGRGVGRTKKEAELKAAAAAWNALKDA; this comes from the coding sequence GTGACCGTCGACCGCGGCCCGTTACTCGCCGCGCTCGGCGTCCCACTGTCCGACGATCTGCTGACGGTGGCGCTGACGCACCGCAGCTACTCCTACGAGAACGGCGGGCTGCCGACCAACGAGCGCCTGGAGTTCCTCGGCGACGCGGTGCTCGGGCTGACCATCACCGAGGAGCTCTACCACCGGCACCCGGACCGGGCCGAGGGTGATCTGGCCAAGCTGCGCGCCAGCATCGTCAACACCCAGGCGCTGGCCGACGTCGGCCGCGGGCTCGGTGACCGGGGGTTGGGCGCATACCTGTTGCTGGGCAAGGGCGAGGAGAGCTCGGGCGGCGCCGACAAGTCCAGCATCCTGGCCGACGGTGTCGAATCCCTCTTGGGCGCAATCTATATCGAGCACGGCAACGTGGTGGCCCGGGAGGTCATCCTGCGGCTGTTCGGCGAACTGCTGGACACCGCGCCCACGCTGGGCGCGGGGCTGGACTGGAAGAGCAGCCTGCAGGAACTCACCGTCGCCCGCGGGCTGGGCGCCCCGTCGTACGCCGTCACCTCCGAGGGACCCGATCACGACAAGGAGTTCACCGCCGTCGTCGTGGTCGCCGGCTCGGAGTACGGCAGGGGTGTGGGGCGCACCAAGAAGGAAGCGGAGCTGAAGGCCGCGGCGGCGGCCTGGAATGCACTCAAGGATGCCTGA
- the mutM gene encoding bifunctional DNA-formamidopyrimidine glycosylase/DNA-(apurinic or apyrimidinic site) lyase produces the protein MPELPEVEVVRRGLDAHIVGHRIAEIQVLHPRATRRHELGQADLEARLRGSRIVGTGRRGKYLWLTLDSGDAVVVHLGMSGQMLLGPVPNPGHLRIASILDDGTELSFVDQRTFGGWMVTEMAGEVPLPVAHIARDPLDPAFDRDGVVTVLRRKHSEIKRQLLDQTVVSGIGNIYADEALWRARVYGGRLASGLPRKQLAEVLDAAAEVMTAALAQGGTSFDSLYVNVNGESGYFDRSLDAYGRVDLPCRRCGAVMRREKFMNRSSFYCPKCQPPPRARRSATAAC, from the coding sequence ATGCCTGAGCTCCCCGAGGTCGAGGTGGTGCGGCGCGGCCTGGACGCGCACATCGTCGGCCACCGCATCGCCGAGATCCAGGTGCTGCATCCGCGGGCGACCCGGCGGCACGAGCTCGGTCAGGCCGATCTGGAGGCGCGCCTGCGCGGCAGCCGCATCGTCGGCACCGGCCGGCGCGGTAAGTACCTGTGGCTGACGCTGGACAGCGGCGACGCCGTGGTGGTGCACCTGGGGATGAGCGGGCAGATGCTGCTGGGCCCGGTACCGAATCCCGGACACCTGCGGATCGCCTCGATCCTCGATGACGGCACCGAGCTGAGCTTCGTCGATCAGCGCACGTTCGGGGGCTGGATGGTGACCGAGATGGCCGGTGAGGTTCCGTTGCCGGTGGCACATATCGCGCGCGACCCGCTGGACCCGGCCTTCGACCGCGACGGTGTGGTGACGGTGTTGCGGCGCAAGCACTCCGAGATCAAACGGCAGCTGCTGGATCAGACCGTGGTGTCCGGGATCGGCAACATCTACGCCGACGAGGCGCTGTGGCGGGCCCGCGTGTACGGCGGCCGGCTGGCGTCGGGGCTGCCGCGCAAGCAGTTGGCCGAGGTGCTCGACGCGGCCGCCGAGGTGATGACGGCCGCACTGGCCCAGGGCGGCACCTCGTTCGACTCGTTGTACGTCAACGTCAACGGCGAATCCGGCTACTTCGACCGGTCCCTGGATGCCTACGGGCGGGTGGACCTGCCGTGCCGGCGCTGCGGCGCGGTGATGCGGCGGGAGAAGTTCATGAACCGCTCGTCGTTCTACTGCCCGAAGTGTCAGCCGCCGCCCCGGGCGCGGCGGTCGGCTACTGCCGCTTGTTGA
- a CDS encoding YceD family protein, translating to MARSNPLVIDISRLGRRPGSMITVHQTVPAPSRIGLDLIRIEEGAPVELDLQIQSVSEGALVTGTVSAPTAGECVRCLEPITGDVSIDLTELYAYPGSATEETTEADEIGRVVDDQVDIEQPIVDAVGLALPFTPLCGPDCPGLCPDCGVPLASAEPGHQHEKIDPRWAKLAGLKEDLDGPGAKA from the coding sequence ATGGCCCGATCGAATCCGCTCGTCATCGACATCTCGCGGTTGGGGCGCCGCCCCGGGTCGATGATCACCGTGCACCAGACGGTCCCGGCGCCGTCGCGCATCGGACTCGACCTCATCAGGATCGAGGAGGGTGCCCCGGTGGAGCTGGATCTGCAGATCCAATCGGTGTCCGAGGGTGCTCTGGTCACCGGCACCGTCTCGGCGCCCACCGCCGGTGAATGCGTGCGCTGCCTGGAGCCGATCACCGGAGACGTCAGTATCGACCTCACGGAGCTCTACGCCTATCCCGGCAGCGCCACCGAGGAGACCACCGAGGCCGACGAGATCGGCCGCGTGGTCGACGATCAGGTCGACATCGAACAGCCGATCGTCGACGCGGTCGGGCTGGCGCTGCCGTTCACCCCACTCTGCGGACCGGATTGCCCCGGATTGTGCCCCGATTGCGGTGTCCCGCTCGCGTCGGCCGAGCCGGGACATCAGCACGAGAAGATCGATCCGCGCTGGGCGAAGCTGGCCGGCCTCAAGGAGGATCTGGACGGGCCCGGAGCCAAGGCGTGA
- a CDS encoding Rv0361 family membrane protein, with the protein MTYYPPSQPGQQPDPYGQPGPWDPQQPPAAVPYPAYPPYGYPPQGGYSVPAQGGYPYPYPAPPGPARNRGWLIGGGIAAVLMIAVLVVGGVLLLRSGGTSQASKDEREIKQLVQDFNAAGSSGKFTDLAQYFCKAEAGMFGALGQLGEILQGIEVPSAAPNTEVTATDIKVKGDVASAHMNAGGPFDTAYFRKESGQWKVCMSAASEFNKRQ; encoded by the coding sequence GTGACGTACTACCCGCCCTCCCAGCCTGGACAGCAGCCGGATCCCTACGGCCAGCCGGGTCCCTGGGACCCGCAGCAGCCGCCGGCCGCCGTGCCCTACCCGGCCTACCCGCCATACGGCTATCCGCCACAGGGCGGCTACAGCGTCCCGGCACAGGGCGGTTATCCCTACCCCTACCCGGCGCCGCCGGGACCGGCCCGCAACCGCGGCTGGCTCATCGGCGGCGGCATCGCCGCGGTGCTGATGATCGCCGTCCTGGTGGTCGGCGGGGTGCTGTTGCTGCGCTCGGGCGGGACGTCGCAGGCGTCCAAGGACGAACGCGAGATCAAGCAACTGGTCCAGGATTTCAACGCCGCGGGCAGCTCCGGGAAGTTCACCGATCTGGCGCAGTACTTCTGCAAGGCCGAGGCCGGGATGTTCGGCGCGCTCGGTCAGCTCGGCGAGATCCTGCAGGGCATCGAGGTGCCCAGCGCGGCCCCCAACACCGAGGTGACCGCCACCGACATCAAGGTGAAGGGCGACGTGGCCTCGGCCCACATGAACGCGGGTGGCCCGTTCGACACGGCCTACTTCCGCAAGGAATCCGGTCAGTGGAAGGTGTGCATGTCGGCGGCGAGCGAGTTCAACAAGCGGCAGTAG
- a CDS encoding acylphosphatase: MSDDPDVRLNAWVHGHVQGVGFRWWTRSRALELGLTGFASNRPDGRVYVVAQGPRAACERLLELLRGGDTPGSVDTVVVDWADAGEQIPGFTER, encoded by the coding sequence ATGAGCGACGATCCTGATGTCCGCCTGAACGCCTGGGTGCACGGGCACGTGCAGGGCGTCGGCTTCCGGTGGTGGACCCGGTCGCGGGCCCTTGAACTGGGCCTGACCGGGTTCGCCTCCAACCGGCCCGACGGCCGGGTGTACGTGGTCGCCCAGGGCCCGCGGGCCGCCTGCGAGCGGCTGCTGGAACTGCTGCGCGGCGGTGACACCCCCGGCAGCGTGGACACCGTGGTGGTGGATTGGGCCGACGCGGGGGAGCAGATACCGGGCTTCACCGAGCGTTAA